The Apium graveolens cultivar Ventura chromosome 10, ASM990537v1, whole genome shotgun sequence nucleotide sequence TCCTCAGCTTTACAAGGGATTTTAAGAACTCCTTTCTGTTGGAATCCATATTCCTCTTCAGCTTGTTCCAATAGCCTCAAAAATGCAGCACTGCTTAGGCAGCGCAGATTGACGACAAATCTCTTTGGCACCTCACCCTTTGCTGCAAAAACAGCAAAATGACCTTCCTTTACATCATGAGGC carries:
- the LOC141691734 gene encoding auxin-responsive protein SAUR71, whose amino-acid sequence is MVSKYMNTQLAMVQLFIKLLQRSLNLHNIAIDKDLDKKEKLPHDVKEGHFAVFAAKGEVPKRFVVNLRCLSSAAFLRLLEQAEEEYGFQQKGVLKIPCKAEELEKILQDSKEI